Genomic DNA from Pistricoccus aurantiacus:
GTCAGAGCATTGACGATCAGGTTGCGCATCGCCGTGACTGCCAGCTCTCGAGGCAGCGCCAGGCGCACCGACGGCCAGGTCGCCGGCAACTCGAAACGCTCGGGTGCGCCACCACAGTCCGCCAAGGCCAGAGCCATCACTTCCGCCAGGGAGCTGGCGGTCTCGGCACCGAAGCCCGCCCGACCTTCCACCCGAGCCAGCATCAGTAGCTGGTCCAGCGTGCTCCCCAGTCGACCGACCCCGAGCTCTGCCTGACTCAAGGCCTGCTGAACCGCGTCTCCCTCGAGCCGTCGCGCCACCTGCAGATGGGTCTTGATGCCGGTCAATGGCGTGCGCAGTTCGTGAGCCGCATCGTCGGTGAAGCGCTGCTCCCGCTCGATGGTGCGGCGAATGCGCGCGAGCAGATCGTTGAAGGCCTGAATCAGCGGATGCAGTTCTCCGGGCAGGCCCTGCACCGGCAAAGGTGCCAGGTCTTCCGGGTTCCGCCGCCTCAAGCCTTCCTGCAATCGCGCCAAGGGACGCAGGCCCCGCAGCACCCCCAACCATATCGCCACCAGGCTACCCAGCAGGGCAACGACGAAGGGCACCGCCGCCACGGTGATTACATCCCGCAGCAACCGATTGCGTTCGCCCAAGCGATCCGCAGTGGTGATCGTCAATCCGCTACGCCGCAGAGTGAAGACCCGCCAGGTGGCGCCGTCCATGTCCCGATAGGCA
This window encodes:
- a CDS encoding ATP-binding protein; the protein is MKLRTRLLLTLGLTLVLLWGVAAAWLMQDLHREVEKTLDHRLAQSARMVAGLMEQLPPDTWTTARRNFSIPATQGLACQVIAPGGKVIARTHVELDQLLSSDRPGYAYRDMDGATWRVFTLRRSGLTITTADRLGERNRLLRDVITVAAVPFVVALLGSLVAIWLGVLRGLRPLARLQEGLRRRNPEDLAPLPVQGLPGELHPLIQAFNDLLARIRRTIEREQRFTDDAAHELRTPLTGIKTHLQVARRLEGDAVQQALSQAELGVGRLGSTLDQLLMLARVEGRAGFGAETASSLAEVMALALADCGGAPERFELPATWPSVRLALPRELAVTAMRNLIVNALTHGPGDRPVVLEASCSDQHWITVTVRDAGSGPPQEALAHLAERFWRAGKQQGSGLGLAIVAAIAQRAGGELSFATPAQGGFEARLILPVE